The genomic DNA AACATACTTAGCGTTTGTCGGTTGGTCACTCCAAAACGGCATTACCACCATAGGAACCCCAAGGCTGATAGCCTCCAACGTGGAGTTCCATCCTCCGTGAGTCATGAAACAACCTATCGATTTGTGTGCCAAAACATCGAGCTGTCTGCACCACGGCACAATGAGGACAAACTCCGACATGTCTTGTTTTGCATTCTCAGGTAATTTGGCCTCTTCGGTTGCCCTGACAACCCACATGATATAGAATTTACTAGCCCTGAAAGCTGCTATCATTTCTTCCATTTGTTGGTTTGTCATAATCGCCATACTCCCAAAGGAAACGTAAACAACCGATCCAATTGGCTTTTGGTTGAGCCAGTTGAGACAGGCGTCAATTTCTGGTTTGAAGATGCTGACGCCGTAATCTACGTCTCCTTGTAATTGCTTGTCTAGGTACATTGATGGTATTGTCGGTCCAATTGTCTTCACACTCCAAAATTCACTCAACCAGTCAATTGTCTGCGtgtaaagaaataaagaaagatcagatttttgatgattttaataaatttgaaggATTACCCACCTCTTTCTCCAACATGTAGAAGCTATTACAGAGAACCCAATCAGCTTGTTTGAGATTACCATACTGACTGGTAAGCCAATTGAGGAAATAAGGGTGCGGCCAATTTGGGGCAAGGAAAGACGGCATATCAAAGGGCATTAACGGCGGCAACCCAGGAAGAACGATTTCCGACGATGGGGGATCGGTTTCAGAGAAAGGAGCCTTGAGGAGTCCTTCATAGACATGATAATAAACAGTGTCGACAGCGCATGACTGAGTGAAGAAAGCCGCACCAATCAATCCAAGTTGTTTAGCGACATCGAGTATCCAAGGTATGAACGCATCGTAAACTATGCAGTCTACGCGTACACCCTCCAATCGCAGCTTCTCGACAAGAGCGGTGAGCGTTTTGGATCCCACGTCACGGAATCGGGAGACGTAATTCTCTAATTGGTCTGCTAGGTCGCCGTCGCGTTCGTCGTAGCCGTCGGAGAATGTGTCGACGGAGATTGAGGTTGAAATTTGCTGCTTGGATTTACCGAGCATGTAATTGGTCATGACGAAAGTTACCTTTATACCTTTGTGCTCAAGTCTTTTGGCGAATTGGAGCATAGGGTTTATATGGCCCTGTAATGGATATGGGACAACCAAGCAATGAGCTTTCTTTTGCTCTGTTTTCACCTCCATTTCTCTTTTTccagggaagaagaagaagaagaaagctgAAATGACTGCTGCCCATCTTTCTCTCCCATATGCAATATATATAGATCCAAAAAGGGGAAgctaataatattgataaaaataatatctttattGTGAAATGTACTGATAACCACCACTTAAATGCTTGAATTTTAGAtcttatttaaaagttttacaaatatgtgtaaaatataaataatgggTTATTAAAATAGACTTCAAGTCGAATTTGTTGTCCTTTGCCCTTTGATATGTGCGAAAATGACAATcagaatgaaaattttatttttgttttgtttatccTAATTAAATTTCAGGTTTATTCAGTTTATAAATGTGAATgttatagtaataaaaaaaattgatcaaagaaaaataaattaagtattaaaataaattactaaaaatgttttgaagtCATTTTGATTTTATACCAAAGTTTGTGAGTTAATTTaggagttatttaaaataaatttataaaatctgaAAAAGtgaaatggaaatggaaatagaaaagaaatataatataaaaagcaattaattaatttttaattaattgtaaatatggaaaaaaaattaaagatagattacaaaaatcatttattagtaggtgaattataaatttaacaaattacttttttacaaataattttttatttagtaaaaaatgattgaaatttttgatcaaaattattttgtataacttgATCAAAAtctttatcaaaaatcaatttttttttatctattttatatcTCATTcaattacatatttaataataataatgtaaacaattaaattttaccttttcaatttaaaataaaataaaataattaataataatcccGCACTatccttttaaaaataaaataaaataaaatgaaatgaaaacaaatcatataaataaaataggcTAATTTAACACtactaaaatttatattttattttaaaaaaattgaacaaattAGGCCAAATTGCCTAAACAAGttgctcttcttctttcttgtaGATAACtatatctaaaattaaaacatcatatcaaataatttcaaaGCCAAAATAACTAAGGATAATTATTTTGCCTACAAAGAACAATTAGGCatgtgattattttttttattttctcaaatccAATCTCCTTCCTTCGCCATTTGCTTGACTAAGGATGCTTATAAATAGTTAATCAGACTATTTACAgatacaatttaaattattaaatttcaacTTTTATAATTGAGATTCGAataatttttagaataataGTGTAAAATAAtaagacaaaattttaaaatagagacATTTATTATAACGACCATTAAAGAGTAAACGTGAAAGTCTTTTTTTTAAAGTGTAACTAAATCCTAAACTgcaaaaaaaaactctaaaatgcatttaaatatgcgaacaaaaattctaaatttttttctctacCATTTAAAGACAAAACtccttatttatataaaatattaaacataatttttaaaatcaagtcGGAAAAATACATTatctaaaatttttaaataaaatttaagaatggAATTAATAAATCTAGGAGATACTAACCCATAcactttcataatttttaagaGTGATTCTaattctctttaaaaaaaagtgtttccgataaaatattatttttcaaatatactcATTAAAcaagaattataaatatattatttagctttaaataataaataataaactataaagtttaaaataaataagaatataagCTGAATAGTCTAAtcatatcaaacaaaaaccaATATTAACTAAATGTTTAAATAAGCGGAAACATATTTATGTGTAGTAAATAAATtgaaacgaaaaaaaaaatatctaattaacttaattcttaatataaatattcacaattattaataagatagTTTAAGGGATGATAAATGAaacaagaaatataaaatattatgaaggGTTGAATTGTTtctgtatttaaataattaataaatcatgttaaatttttatttattaatttttaactctattaaaaattatttcacctagtttttttacatttatatttaaaaaaattgacatcCCAATCCTTAAATAGCATTGATTATAATTTGTGAAATAACCCTCGGATCAAACTAGGATAACATTTGACCTGATTTGATCTGAAAAgccaagtttttttttattggattaaataacaatttatttgaattatttgtattaaatgaataaatattaatgatattttaaattttaaatattataactaaaaataataatttaataagaaaaagtgaatgataataataaatccATGAATGTTGATTTTTGTCGAtgttaattttaagttttgtaatattatattgGTTTTAATTTATCATCTGTAATTCATACATATGTCAATTTTGTGCCTAATACTCACATAAATGAGTAATTAGTGTCATAATTCTTCATTAAAATTAGATcgattttataatttcttttagaTATACGGGTTTTtacaacaaataattaatatttaacatctttataaactaaaatttaagttgttatattattaaaatttattcttacattataattttaattaaaattttaaatacacaatatgattaaatgatttttaagaaattaaatattatgaatttaattttcactCAAACATCCAAAAATTTTAATGACTACTAAGAGATCATATTAActttctatattaaaataaaataatatatcatattaattttattatttgaatacaCATATCTTTTACTTATAGTATAGTCAGCCCGGACCTGTTGTGTAATAAGTGAGACAATTGCCTCGGgcccaaatatttttggggcaccaaaatcttaaaaaaataaattataatgatatgttcatgggcttatttttaaaaagcccataaataataattgataacatATCAATGATAAGCCTTACttaatttgtatccaaaaaaataaaaataaaaaacactatcttacttggagaaaagaatcgcatgattctcatttatcaacaaaatcaaggaaaaagaaaaaaaaataagaacaagcgttttggaaaaagaaaaggaaacactTCCCTCAAACCCCAAGCCCGTCGTCGATCCTCCAACTTGCCGGAATCAGAGCAGAAAGCTCGGTCGTCTCCTTCCCCGAGCTCTTGGGCCTTTTTCGCTCGTTCCAGCCTTGTTTCTCGGCACTGCGTCACTGCCCACTAGAGTTCTTTCTCCGATTTCGGTGAGATTTTGGTtcgatttacttgattatttttggttgttGAGAACTTGTTTGGTGGAATGGTGGATTCACGATCTGTATTTTGCATTATTGCATAGAGGAATTGCAACATTGTGGTTAATCATAGATTCATAGAATGCTGGTTAATCTCTAATTTTAAATGCAGATTAGCATTTAGAATTTTATCAAGCATGcttcctataaaaaaaaaattgtctaggacagaaaaaagaaagaaaaaaacaaaaggaaGATGCTTTAATTCAAAGCCAAGTAGGAAGCCTTAATAAGTATTTCACAAACGATCAAATAGTAGAGCAAGTGAACCAGAATGACATCGATGACAAGTTGAATGATCGGGAACATGGTGAATTGAATGAACTTCGCAATGAAGACCCAAAACAGTCTGAAAATGAGAACGATGTAAGTATGCCTAAAAGTGACACTGatggagatataaatcaaaagatTTTGTTTCCTTTAAATGTTGATGATCCAAGAAATTGGGACAAAATGCAAAATATTATGGACTTTTTGGTTGAAAGAGGTCCTAAAAGAtatgatgatattttgttttcttttgataACAATGGAAGACATTTCAATCCATCACATTATAAGAGACAATTGACAAATGGTGAGAAAAGTGACAGAAGATGGTTAGTGTATTTTATTTCTATGGACAAGATCTTCTGTTTTTGTTGCAAGTTATTCAAAACTCAGAGAACCATGGCAAAACTTTGAGGGCACCAAGTTTTGTGCTCGCCTCAGGTCTCGAAATCTCAGGTCCAACCTTGAGTATAGTTCTTGTCCTAAAAGAGGgcttcttattttttttgtctggccaatcaatttgaaataaattttattatttggtgTAACTTCGCTACAGTTAGTTTggacaaatttatatttttatatattttccaaGACTTTAGTCGGAGGTGAGGTTTTCGAAGAGGGAccttctttttatatatttgaatttaatttcaaatttaattaatgtaataatatattatcttataaatatataatttaaattattaactaaaatatattaataattttgtttattttaagttataaaatatagaaattttACACACAAAAGTTTAgctatataaatattaaaagaaatataaagtattttaattaatttattataaataataaattacttattattaattcaaaactcattttaaaataatgcatATTTGACAAAGTTCAAACCCAAAACGGAACAAAGGCATCATTGCATTCTTTCGTAGTGACATCATTGCACacttcatcaaatttggtgactattaaaataaataaactataattaaaaaataaaatatttttaattcaataaaaaaaattaaattacttaaccAATAAAAATTCTAGAATGACTCACACAAAAActgaagaaaattaaaaaacacttttaaaaaaaatatacataaatttgtcatatttttaataagatttataaaagttaatattaaaaaaaaaatataaatataaaataaataataattatttaaatataataataaaattaatacaaaaatcaTAAATGTTCACTTTGTCATAAAACACACTCAAAATTCAACAAGAATAATCATTAGAgagcaacaaaaaaaaattataaataataaatgtccactaacaaacaaaaacaacataaatttaacattaacgagttaaaaaaatcaatgagtTTACCGACTGTCACTAGTGAAAATGTGATATTTACCGACAGATATCGGTAAAAGTTTCGATAGGAAAAAATCTTCTGTTAATAAGAATTTTTcccgagagatttatataaatatttctctaTTAATCCCATccaaaaacacgaaaataattataTGCGTTGGATGAGATCAATAGatagagatttatataaatctctccctattaaCCTCATTCCAAAAAcgcgaaaataattctaatccCTATTGACATCTTCCAgcatttaaaataacttttggtATTTTCTCTTGGGGAAAATACCGAAAGAGAATCTAAAATCTTTCAGAATTTTCTCTTGGGAGCACTACCGAGAGATTTTCGAATAACCTTCAGTATTTTCTCTTGGGGGCAATACCGAGAGATTTTCGAATAATCTTTGTTATTTTCTCTTGGAGAAATATTGAGAGATTTACGAATCTCTCGAAAAACACCTAAAAAGATTACCGAAAGCCATTATACCGCCGAATGCCGATAGTTTTCTAATCCTTCGGTATTGAGTTAATTCAATAACGACGGATATATGGTCAATACCGACAGATTTTactttcggtaatgaccatTTTTTTCacattcaattaaatattattataataattaaaaataatactaacaaactttaatattttaaatggttatataagtaaaatgttttagtaaattataacattaataaatgtgtatttttaatttagaattgaTTAGTTGagttattgaattaaatttaatctgTTTAATCCGTTTTATAATACAAAAcctatttttaactaatatatatatctaataaattaaatagatatCGTTTGATGGTGATTCAAAATAGGTACAAATTTGGCATCAATTAGtttggttttgataatgaaaAGTGATCAATTTCTCAATGATTGAAATCGAGCATCTTTTCTATAATGCAGTTCCGTTTGGGGGACGGCACTTCAGTTCCAAACGTGTATACATGTGATCCTttctaaattgaaattaaaattactcAATTTGACAAGTCCATAAGTTATCTTTGtggtgatttaaaaaaatgaggaTTTTTGTTGTAAAAagattttttcaatattaatatataattataaaataaataataataatttaaaatagataatattttagtccataaataaaatgatttaataaatatgaaaggaatggaaataatatttaattaagatgaaataatttaaaattaagaaggTTTGgtgaactaatttttttattcatttcaatCTACCTCATTCccttaatataaaaatagtatggtcaaaatttaattaacaatgtatgagattcaaatacaaaattgtttccaattagatttaatattttgtatttatttaaatttcaaattaatttctGTTAGCTTTACTTGTCAAACAAGAgcaaatttaaaagaaaatggtaattttatagttttttccAAAAGAATATTTATTCATTCAGTCAATCTTtaccaaataaaatatacaaaggaAAAGGAACATTCAAAGATgtgatttataattattttggaagAGCTAAACCATAAGACTCAGTTAACCAATTGATCTTGTACTCCAAATAGACTAATTGggaagttaaatttatttatttttcaattataaatcacatgtttataagaatatattgtcttgcaaaataaatgtttgtccgtattctttttaaaatgtaGCAAAAACTTAAACCCCATAATATTGTAAACATGAATATTATATGGCTGAACTAAATTAACAAGCTTTCagtttaaagttaaaaaaaattatattttttgtttatctaTAAGACAAAATCACACagcaaatttaatatataaatcttCAATTAGTGACTTTCTGCCAAAGACTTATAATTATGATACATTCAAAGACATCTagcttattaaaaataaaggtaAAAATACTTGCTCCTCAAGTCTTCATCACTAGGATGATGGTACAACAAATAGGAATtgattatcattattattattatttctaagaatacaacattttatataattaaggaAGACTCTTCTAATGGTTTGTTGCCTAACTaggaaaatatgttttaaattgtcTGAGTTTAATATCTAATTAGGAATAtaggggggggggggggggggggttaagtctttattattgaaattttatgcAATTGCGTGACCTAAATAATTTTCACGTGAATTAAATCTAAGTGTGtaaaattaaatctataataagaAGTAAAGATgctatattattataatgttgaGAATTAATTACCCATAATTAAATagacataattaaataaacatagtCTTTAGTCTTACATATGAATTAGTCCctattactttatatatatatatatatatatatatatatatatatatatatatatatatatatatatatatatatatatatatatatatttaaataggaaataaaattttaatatttgaatagtAACATGCttcaaacaattcaaaataGATAATAGTATTAGTAACTAAAACAtattagtatataaaataaagataaatatttgttttaatagagTCTtagatatttatcaaaatttcaatttttagttAGAGAGTTATTTGCGGTAGAattttcattgatgatagatGTATACAAAATAACATGACTATTGTGAGTTGGATGTGTTACACGGAGATAAAAAtgtatttctatttatttttacattgtcACATTGTTACAAATATAC from Impatiens glandulifera chromosome 9, dImpGla2.1, whole genome shotgun sequence includes the following:
- the LOC124915244 gene encoding UDP-glycosyltransferase 74F2-like — its product is MEVKTEQKKAHCLVVPYPLQGHINPMLQFAKRLEHKGIKVTFVMTNYMLGKSKQQISTSISVDTFSDGYDERDGDLADQLENYVSRFRDVGSKTLTALVEKLRLEGVRVDCIVYDAFIPWILDVAKQLGLIGAAFFTQSCAVDTVYYHVYEGLLKAPFSETDPPSSEIVLPGLPPLMPFDMPSFLAPNWPHPYFLNWLTSQYGNLKQADWVLCNSFYMLEKETIDWLSEFWSVKTIGPTIPSMYLDKQLQGDVDYGVSIFKPEIDACLNWLNQKPIGSVVYVSFGSMAIMTNQQMEEMIAAFRASKFYIMWVVRATEEAKLPENAKQDMSEFVLIVPWCRQLDVLAHKSIGCFMTHGGWNSTLEAISLGVPMVVMPFWSDQPTNAKYVSDVWKIGVRVEINGYIGLGGKIVGREEIERCLKEAMEGEKAEDLRRNAVKLKELAIEAMEEGGSSDNNIDDFIASFLSS